Proteins co-encoded in one Methanobrevibacter olleyae genomic window:
- a CDS encoding ABC transporter permease, whose translation MDQYMMRFIRNKLIHFIVLMVVVSIFSFLLLDLSPIDPVNAYLKQTPVTPAQRALLEQYWGVGQPITTKIFNWFSNFIQGNLGNSLIFRKPVADVIFEKFTASLILMFLSWIVSGVLGFILGVLAGKNKGSWIDKCVRVYCYILQSAPSFWIGLLVLVVFSVELGWFPVGLGVPIGVSSDNVTIWQWMARLVLPTLTLSMVGVASIALYTRNELLNVLSSDYVLFARSRGEDGWDLIERHGIRNILLPALTLQFLNFSELFGGAVLVEQVFLYPGIGQTAVAAGLQSDVPLLLGIVVVSAVFVFVGNLIADILYYFVDPRIKENEI comes from the coding sequence ATGGATCAGTATATGATGCGTTTTATTAGGAATAAACTTATTCACTTTATTGTTTTAATGGTTGTTGTTTCGATTTTTAGTTTTTTACTTTTGGATCTTTCACCAATTGATCCTGTTAACGCATATTTAAAACAAACTCCTGTAACTCCTGCTCAAAGAGCATTATTAGAACAATATTGGGGTGTAGGTCAACCTATAACAACTAAAATATTTAATTGGTTTAGTAATTTTATTCAAGGAAATCTTGGAAATTCATTAATTTTTAGAAAACCTGTAGCTGATGTTATATTTGAAAAATTCACTGCTTCTTTAATATTAATGTTTTTATCATGGATTGTTAGTGGAGTATTAGGTTTTATTTTAGGTGTTTTAGCTGGTAAAAATAAAGGGTCATGGATTGATAAATGTGTTAGGGTTTATTGTTATATTTTACAATCTGCACCTTCTTTTTGGATTGGATTACTTGTACTTGTTGTATTTTCGGTAGAATTAGGATGGTTCCCGGTTGGTTTAGGTGTTCCAATTGGTGTATCAAGTGATAATGTAACGATATGGCAATGGATGGCACGACTTGTATTACCAACTCTTACACTTAGTATGGTTGGTGTAGCATCAATTGCATTGTATACTCGTAATGAGTTATTAAATGTACTTTCGTCTGATTATGTTTTATTTGCTAGATCTAGAGGCGAAGATGGATGGGATTTAATTGAAAGACACGGTATAAGAAATATATTATTACCTGCATTAACGTTACAATTTTTGAATTTTAGTGAATTGTTTGGAGGTGCAGTTCTTGTAGAACAAGTATTTTTATATCCAGGTATTGGACAAACTGCCGTTGCTGCAGGGCTTCAAAGTGACGTGCCCTTATTGTTAGGAATTGTTGTAGTAAGTGCAGTATTTGTATTTGTTGGAAATTTAATTGCAGATATATTATACTACTTTGTTGATCCTCGTATTAAGGAGAATGAGATATGA